The proteins below come from a single Fodinicola acaciae genomic window:
- a CDS encoding FecCD family ABC transporter permease, translating into MSNVAVAEPPKTKRPKTKTRQGLATKAQWRLLGLLIGLAVLALVLIASIAIGARAIPLGTTLDALFGGLRGRDAEIIRTLRIPRTLLGAEVGIALGVAGALMQALTRNPLADPGILGVTAGASAAVVTAIAFIGLSSLAGYVWFALAGAAVAMIVVYALANRGGGASPVRLALAGTAVTFALTAYVSGVALLDTATFDQFRFWAVGSLGAASYGTLSQVTPFLLVGVLLALALVRPLNAIALGEDASRALGARVELTRGVGTVAITLMCGAATAAVGPIAFVGLTVPHIARAITGPDQRWVLPYSLVISPALLLAADVAGRWLGSPGELQVGIVTPLIGAPLFIMLVRRRRIPQL; encoded by the coding sequence GTGAGCAACGTCGCGGTCGCTGAGCCACCAAAGACGAAGCGACCAAAGACGAAGACGCGACAAGGGCTGGCGACCAAGGCACAGTGGCGGCTGCTCGGTCTGCTCATCGGCCTCGCCGTCCTCGCGCTCGTCCTCATCGCCAGCATCGCGATCGGCGCACGCGCGATCCCCCTTGGTACGACCCTCGACGCACTCTTCGGCGGCCTGCGGGGTCGCGACGCCGAGATCATCCGTACGCTCCGCATCCCGCGTACGCTTCTCGGCGCCGAGGTCGGCATCGCGCTCGGCGTCGCCGGCGCGCTCATGCAGGCACTCACCCGCAACCCGTTGGCCGATCCGGGCATCCTCGGCGTCACCGCCGGCGCGTCGGCCGCCGTGGTCACGGCGATCGCGTTCATCGGCCTCAGCTCGCTCGCCGGCTACGTCTGGTTCGCGCTGGCTGGCGCGGCAGTCGCGATGATCGTCGTGTACGCCCTGGCCAACCGGGGCGGGGGCGCATCACCGGTGCGGCTGGCGTTGGCTGGCACAGCCGTCACCTTCGCCCTCACCGCGTACGTCTCCGGCGTCGCTCTGCTGGACACCGCGACCTTCGACCAGTTTCGGTTCTGGGCGGTCGGCTCGCTCGGCGCCGCCAGCTATGGCACGTTGTCGCAGGTCACGCCGTTTCTGCTGGTCGGCGTGTTGTTGGCGCTGGCGCTCGTACGCCCGCTCAACGCGATCGCCCTCGGCGAAGATGCCTCTCGTGCACTCGGCGCCCGCGTTGAGCTGACGCGCGGCGTCGGCACGGTCGCCATCACGCTCATGTGCGGCGCGGCGACCGCGGCGGTCGGTCCGATCGCGTTCGTCGGCCTCACGGTGCCGCACATCGCGCGCGCCATCACCGGCCCTGACCAGCGCTGGGTCCTGCCGTACTCGCTGGTCATCTCGCCGGCCCTGCTGCTCGCCGCCGACGTGGCCGGCCGTTGGCTCGGCAGTCCCGGCGAGCTACAGGTCGGCATCGTCACCCCGCTGATCGGAGCACCGTTGTTCATCATGCTGGTACGCCGACGCCGGATCCCGCAGCTATGA
- a CDS encoding RibD family protein: MEAVRRGGRRRVRPVAGRTDRPYVLLSCAMSVDGFIDDATPERLLLSNAADFDRVDGERAASDAIVVGANTIRRENPRLAVRSPARRQARVRSGRPATPAKVTLTASGDLDPSANFFADDTLTLVYCPSSARADLATRLGDHAEVIGVGGSLDLSAVLKDLGERGIQRLMVEGGSSVLTSFLTAGVVDELHLAVAPFFVGDAEAPRFVGAGRYRWTPTETMRLVDTTAIGDVALLRYRLSDREAPA, translated from the coding sequence ATGGAAGCCGTCCGGCGAGGCGGCAGACGGCGGGTGAGGCCCGTGGCCGGTAGGACCGACCGGCCGTACGTGCTGTTGAGCTGCGCGATGTCCGTCGATGGCTTCATCGACGACGCGACTCCGGAGCGCCTGCTGTTGTCCAACGCCGCCGACTTCGACCGGGTCGACGGCGAACGCGCCGCCAGTGACGCCATCGTCGTCGGAGCCAACACGATCCGCCGCGAAAACCCCCGCCTGGCCGTACGCTCACCGGCCCGCCGCCAGGCACGCGTACGCTCCGGCCGGCCGGCGACCCCCGCCAAGGTGACCTTGACGGCGTCCGGAGACCTCGACCCCTCCGCCAACTTCTTCGCCGACGACACCCTGACGCTCGTCTATTGCCCCTCGTCCGCACGCGCCGACCTCGCCACCCGCCTGGGCGACCACGCCGAGGTCATCGGCGTCGGTGGTTCCCTGGATCTGTCTGCTGTACTGAAGGATCTCGGTGAGCGGGGGATTCAGCGACTGATGGTCGAAGGCGGATCCTCAGTCCTCACGTCGTTTTTGACCGCCGGCGTCGTCGACGAGCTCCACCTCGCCGTGGCGCCGTTTTTTGTCGGGGATGCCGAAGCGCCCCGCTTCGTTGGGGCGGGCCGGTATCGGTGGACGCCAACGGAAACGATGCGCCTGGTCGACACGACAGCCATCGGAGACGTGGCGTTGTTGCGGTATCGCCTGTCTGATCGCGAGGCGCCAGCCTGA
- a CDS encoding deaminase: MPTDHDFLAAAIDLSKQCPPSRTAFSVGAYVVDRDGTVLATGYSREGDPVVHAEESALGKVREKDLANATVYSSLEPCSRRASRPVTCARLILAAGVRRVVFAWREPAIFTDCDGAEILRAGGVEVVEIPELAAGVRAINQHLLPS; the protein is encoded by the coding sequence GTGCCAACCGACCACGACTTCCTCGCCGCCGCCATCGACCTCTCCAAGCAATGTCCGCCCTCGCGCACCGCCTTCTCGGTCGGCGCGTACGTGGTGGACCGGGACGGCACGGTGCTGGCGACCGGATACTCCAGGGAAGGCGACCCTGTCGTCCATGCCGAAGAGTCAGCACTTGGCAAAGTTCGCGAAAAGGACCTCGCGAACGCGACTGTCTACAGTTCGTTGGAGCCGTGTTCGCGGCGTGCGTCGCGGCCGGTGACATGTGCGCGGCTCATTCTGGCGGCTGGCGTGCGGCGGGTGGTGTTCGCGTGGCGAGAGCCGGCGATCTTCACTGACTGTGATGGTGCGGAGATCCTCCGTGCCGGCGGGGTGGAGGTCGTCGAAATTCCTGAGCTGGCCGCCGGCGTACGTGCAATTAATCAGCATTTACTGCCTTCTTGA
- a CDS encoding glycoside hydrolase family 2 TIM barrel-domain containing protein — MTTTADDAGRRRFSYLDDPAPGYGGLPPRSTFTSTAARLPLDGEWRFHLAPTVTEAPAGFHLTGFDDSGWDALAVPSSWPMHGYGRPAYTNVVYPFPVDPPYVPTENPTGSFRRAFEVPETWQDTDAVLRFEGVDSCARVWLNGTELGVTKGSRLPTEFRVREALRVGRNVLAVQVHQWSSGSYLEDQDMWWLPGIFRSVAVIRRPAAAITDFFVHADFDHTTGRGTLRVEVDAGVNGVAPVRLTVEELGIIDKPAGEVFELDEIEPWTAETPRLYDGELFTSDERVPIRIGFRTVAIVDGQITVNGRPILIRGVNRHEHHPDFGRAVPEDAMREDLLLMKRHNVNAIRTSHYPPHPAMLDLCDELGFWVIDECDLETHGFGVLDWKNNPSDDPLWTDAYLDRMRRTVERDKNHPSIFLWSLGNESHTGANLAAMADWARDRDPSRPIHYEGDAACEYVDVYSRMYASVPDVDLIGKQEEEKHENADDALDAKRRAMPFILCEYAHAMGNGPGGLSEYQELFERYPRCQGGFVWEWIDHGIRQHTADGREFFAYGGDFGEPLHDGNFVIDGLVFPDRQPSPGLLEFKKVIEPVVIRAGDNSLIVENHYDFVTTGHLAFRWALESAGEKVADGELVVPPVAPGQRAELPLPKLPRTDAESWLTVRAELAADQPWAAAGHEIAWGQLPVKPAAPAPAFAGRRPQLRSDHIVFGPGVFDAGRGVLRKLGNLVVDGPRLDLWRAPTDNDRGGEHSEELRWRGNGLHRLQHRTIDVKTGSTELVVRSRVAPAGLGFGAHVWYRWRAGENGLTLTVNVDPEGNWPDTVPRIGLRMRIPSTVDNIDFFGLGPGESYPDSVKAVRVGRYQSTVDDWQTPYVFPQENGNRSGVRWAQLTDADGVGLRVDGSPTINLSARRWTSEDLDRARHTTDLRPSEFVYLNIDAALHGLGTASCGPGVLPPYQLRPVSTSFTVSFSPLPVEEDDE, encoded by the coding sequence GTGACCACGACTGCAGACGATGCCGGCCGGCGCAGGTTCAGCTACCTGGACGATCCGGCGCCTGGCTACGGCGGCCTGCCGCCGCGGTCGACCTTCACCTCGACCGCGGCGCGGCTGCCGCTGGACGGCGAGTGGCGGTTTCACCTCGCGCCGACGGTGACCGAGGCACCGGCCGGCTTTCACCTGACCGGGTTCGACGACTCCGGCTGGGACGCGCTTGCGGTGCCGTCGAGCTGGCCGATGCACGGTTACGGCCGGCCGGCGTACACCAACGTCGTCTATCCCTTCCCGGTCGATCCACCGTACGTGCCGACCGAGAATCCGACCGGCAGCTTCCGCCGCGCCTTCGAGGTGCCGGAGACCTGGCAGGACACCGACGCCGTGCTGCGCTTCGAAGGCGTCGACTCGTGCGCGCGCGTCTGGCTCAACGGCACCGAGCTCGGCGTCACCAAGGGCAGCCGGCTGCCGACCGAGTTCCGCGTACGCGAGGCGCTGCGCGTCGGCCGAAACGTGCTCGCGGTGCAGGTGCACCAGTGGTCCTCCGGCAGCTACCTGGAAGACCAGGACATGTGGTGGCTGCCCGGCATCTTCCGCTCGGTCGCGGTGATCCGCCGGCCGGCCGCCGCCATCACCGACTTCTTCGTGCACGCCGACTTCGACCACACCACCGGCCGCGGCACGCTGCGCGTCGAGGTCGACGCCGGTGTCAATGGGGTCGCGCCCGTACGCCTCACGGTCGAGGAGCTCGGCATCATCGACAAGCCGGCCGGAGAGGTCTTCGAGCTCGACGAGATCGAGCCGTGGACGGCCGAGACGCCGCGGTTGTACGACGGCGAGCTGTTCACCTCCGACGAGCGGGTGCCGATCCGGATCGGATTCCGTACGGTCGCGATCGTCGACGGCCAGATCACCGTCAACGGCCGGCCGATCCTGATCCGTGGCGTCAACCGGCACGAGCACCATCCCGACTTCGGCCGTGCGGTGCCGGAGGACGCGATGCGCGAGGACCTGCTGCTGATGAAGCGGCACAACGTCAACGCCATCCGCACCAGCCACTACCCGCCGCATCCGGCGATGCTCGACCTGTGTGACGAGCTCGGGTTCTGGGTCATCGACGAGTGCGACCTGGAGACGCACGGTTTCGGCGTACTGGACTGGAAAAACAACCCTTCCGACGATCCACTGTGGACCGATGCGTATCTGGACCGGATGCGCCGGACCGTCGAGCGCGACAAGAACCATCCGAGCATTTTCCTGTGGTCGCTCGGAAACGAGAGCCACACCGGCGCCAACCTGGCGGCAATGGCCGACTGGGCCAGGGATCGCGATCCGAGCCGGCCGATCCATTACGAAGGCGACGCGGCCTGCGAGTACGTCGACGTCTACAGCAGGATGTACGCCTCGGTGCCGGACGTCGACCTGATCGGCAAGCAGGAAGAGGAAAAACACGAAAACGCCGACGACGCCCTGGACGCGAAGCGGCGCGCGATGCCGTTCATCCTGTGCGAGTACGCGCACGCGATGGGCAACGGTCCCGGCGGACTTTCCGAATACCAGGAGCTGTTCGAGCGCTATCCGCGCTGTCAGGGTGGCTTCGTCTGGGAGTGGATCGACCACGGCATCCGGCAGCACACGGCCGACGGCCGCGAGTTTTTCGCGTACGGCGGCGATTTCGGCGAGCCGCTGCACGACGGCAACTTCGTCATCGACGGCCTGGTTTTCCCTGACCGGCAACCCTCTCCCGGCCTGCTGGAGTTCAAGAAGGTCATCGAGCCGGTCGTTATCCGCGCCGGCGACAACTCGCTGATCGTGGAAAACCATTACGACTTCGTCACCACCGGCCACCTGGCGTTTCGCTGGGCGCTGGAATCGGCCGGTGAGAAGGTGGCCGACGGCGAGTTGGTGGTGCCGCCGGTCGCGCCGGGACAGCGCGCCGAGCTGCCGCTGCCGAAACTTCCGCGCACCGACGCGGAAAGCTGGCTGACCGTACGCGCCGAGCTGGCCGCCGACCAGCCGTGGGCCGCCGCCGGGCACGAGATCGCCTGGGGGCAGCTGCCGGTCAAGCCGGCCGCTCCAGCGCCGGCTTTCGCCGGCCGCCGGCCGCAACTTCGCAGTGACCACATCGTTTTCGGTCCAGGTGTCTTCGACGCCGGCCGGGGAGTGTTGCGAAAGCTGGGAAACCTGGTCGTCGACGGTCCGCGGCTCGACCTGTGGCGTGCGCCGACCGACAACGACCGCGGCGGCGAACATTCCGAAGAGCTGCGGTGGCGCGGAAACGGGCTGCACCGGCTGCAGCACCGCACGATCGACGTGAAGACCGGCAGCACCGAGCTGGTCGTCCGCAGCCGGGTCGCCCCGGCCGGCCTCGGCTTCGGCGCCCACGTCTGGTATCGCTGGCGTGCCGGCGAAAACGGCCTGACGCTGACCGTCAACGTCGACCCGGAAGGCAACTGGCCGGACACCGTGCCGCGGATCGGCCTGCGCATGCGCATCCCGTCCACTGTGGACAACATCGACTTCTTCGGCCTGGGCCCTGGCGAATCGTATCCGGACAGCGTCAAGGCGGTCAGGGTCGGCCGCTATCAGTCCACTGTGGACGACTGGCAGACGCCGTACGTTTTCCCGCAGGAAAACGGGAACCGCTCCGGCGTACGGTGGGCTCAGCTCACCGACGCGGACGGCGTCGGCCTGCGGGTCGACGGCTCGCCGACGATCAACCTGTCCGCCCGCCGCTGGACGAGTGAGGATCTCGACCGCGCCAGGCACACCACCGACCTGCGGCCGAGCGAGTTCGTCTACCTGAACATCGACGCCGCTTTGCACGGTCTCGGCACGGCTTCCTGCGGACCCGGCGTGCTCCCGCCATACCAGCTGCGGCCGGTGTCCACCTCGTTCACGGTCAGTTTTTCGCCGCTGCCAGTGGAAGAGGACGACGAGTGA
- the glp gene encoding gephyrin-like molybdotransferase Glp — protein sequence MITPEEAAAIVRQHVRVLPAERLPLVELAGRVLAERVEGTEDLPPFSASTMDGYAVRSADSGDRRLVGDRFAGRMDELTVGPGTAAYITTGAPIPDGADAVVKVELTSESDGVVRIEEEPPAGHNIRAPGYDLRKGELVADVGTILNPASIGLLASAGRVDALVGRRPRVSVLSTGDELVEPGRTPGPGQIRDSNRYALLAALAGLNVDVRFAGLAPDEEDAQRAFLTERIADSDVLISSGGVSMGRKDLMKRLLPELATVHFQQVSMRPGKPVTFATVEGGPLIFALPGNPVSSLIGFELFVRPALLSLQGAGWPERHRVRVRLTHATKPTPRTDYVRAVVTRDREALVATATGEQGSSRLASLAAANALLVLPPEGAPYKTGSIVDALLL from the coding sequence GTGATCACGCCGGAGGAGGCGGCGGCGATCGTCCGGCAGCACGTGCGCGTGTTGCCGGCCGAGCGGTTGCCGCTGGTCGAGCTGGCCGGCCGCGTGCTGGCCGAGCGCGTCGAAGGCACCGAGGACCTGCCGCCGTTCTCCGCGTCCACAATGGACGGTTACGCCGTACGCAGCGCGGACAGTGGCGACCGGCGGCTGGTCGGTGACCGGTTCGCCGGCCGGATGGACGAGCTCACCGTCGGGCCTGGCACCGCCGCGTACATCACCACGGGCGCGCCGATCCCGGACGGCGCCGACGCGGTGGTCAAGGTCGAGCTGACCAGCGAGAGCGACGGCGTCGTCCGCATCGAGGAGGAGCCGCCGGCCGGCCACAACATCCGCGCGCCGGGCTATGACCTGCGCAAAGGCGAGCTGGTCGCGGACGTCGGCACGATCCTCAACCCGGCCTCCATCGGTCTGCTCGCCTCCGCCGGCCGCGTCGACGCGCTGGTCGGCCGGCGGCCGCGGGTGAGCGTGCTGTCGACCGGCGACGAGCTGGTCGAGCCCGGCCGGACGCCGGGGCCCGGCCAGATCCGCGACTCCAACCGCTATGCGCTGCTGGCCGCGCTGGCCGGCCTCAACGTGGACGTACGCTTCGCCGGCCTGGCGCCGGACGAGGAGGACGCTCAGCGTGCCTTCCTGACCGAGCGGATCGCCGACTCCGACGTGCTGATCAGCTCCGGCGGTGTGTCGATGGGGCGCAAGGACCTGATGAAGCGGCTGCTGCCGGAGCTGGCGACCGTCCACTTCCAGCAGGTCAGCATGCGGCCGGGCAAGCCGGTCACGTTCGCGACCGTCGAGGGCGGGCCGCTGATCTTCGCGCTGCCGGGAAATCCGGTGTCGTCGCTGATCGGCTTCGAGCTTTTCGTACGGCCGGCGCTGCTGTCGCTGCAGGGCGCCGGCTGGCCGGAGCGTCACCGCGTACGCGTGCGGCTCACGCACGCCACCAAGCCGACGCCGCGGACCGACTACGTGCGAGCTGTTGTGACGCGCGATCGCGAGGCGCTGGTGGCCACCGCCACCGGCGAGCAGGGCTCGTCGAGGCTGGCGTCGCTGGCCGCCGCCAACGCGCTGCTGGTCCTGCCACCCGAAGGCGCGCCGTACAAGACCGGCTCGATCGTCGACGCCCTCCTCCTGTAG
- a CDS encoding MaoC family dehydratase, whose amino-acid sequence MRTFASIDELKAAVGEPLGESEWHTIGQQQVNLFADATGDHQWIHVDIEKAKAGPFGGPIAHGFLTLSLLPQLAHEVYAVEGAKMGINYGLNKVRFPSPVPVDSKLRGSVTLASVDDIPGGAQVVANITVEAEGIAKPVCVAEFVTRVLV is encoded by the coding sequence GTGCGTACGTTCGCGTCGATCGATGAGCTGAAGGCCGCGGTCGGAGAGCCGCTCGGGGAGAGCGAGTGGCACACCATCGGACAGCAGCAGGTCAACCTGTTCGCCGACGCCACCGGTGATCACCAGTGGATCCACGTGGACATCGAGAAGGCCAAGGCCGGACCGTTCGGCGGACCGATCGCGCATGGGTTCCTGACGTTGTCGCTGTTGCCGCAGCTCGCGCACGAGGTGTACGCGGTGGAAGGCGCCAAGATGGGCATCAACTACGGCCTCAACAAGGTGCGTTTCCCCAGCCCGGTGCCGGTCGACTCCAAGCTGCGCGGCTCGGTCACGCTGGCCAGCGTCGACGACATCCCCGGCGGCGCGCAGGTCGTCGCCAACATCACCGTCGAGGCCGAGGGCATCGCCAAGCCGGTCTGCGTGGCCGAGTTCGTCACGCGCGTACTCGTCTGA
- a CDS encoding DUF3995 domain-containing protein, whose protein sequence is MTRRWGGYAGFWWALAYVPIHVYWAFGGSAAFLGLTRSTPEFALANWGACVVIVGAALVSLALVRDWGRLAPRWALQGTAWIGAVAGILHWAASTTVALTRLSGPDWWNLLVFEPWFLLMGIFLIVAAIQNLRLFPRGERSGGVVPATFLLGGLIVVLWGVYTFNAWLFLLYGPAIMLAGLVIAWAAKRITGARRSSRVAGRAL, encoded by the coding sequence ATGACGAGAAGATGGGGTGGTTACGCGGGGTTCTGGTGGGCCTTGGCGTACGTGCCGATCCATGTTTACTGGGCCTTCGGCGGTTCGGCGGCGTTTCTCGGCCTGACCAGGTCGACGCCGGAGTTCGCGCTCGCCAACTGGGGTGCCTGCGTGGTGATCGTCGGCGCCGCGCTGGTGTCGCTGGCCCTCGTACGCGACTGGGGCCGGCTGGCGCCGCGCTGGGCTCTGCAGGGCACGGCGTGGATCGGCGCGGTCGCCGGCATCCTGCACTGGGCCGCCTCCACCACGGTCGCCCTCACCCGGCTGAGCGGCCCGGACTGGTGGAACCTGCTGGTCTTCGAGCCGTGGTTTCTGCTGATGGGGATTTTCCTCATCGTCGCCGCGATCCAGAACCTGCGACTGTTTCCGCGCGGTGAGCGATCCGGCGGCGTGGTGCCGGCGACTTTCCTGCTCGGCGGCCTGATTGTCGTGCTGTGGGGCGTCTATACGTTCAACGCGTGGCTGTTTCTGTTGTACGGACCGGCAATCATGCTCGCCGGACTCGTCATCGCGTGGGCAGCCAAACGCATTACCGGCGCGAGGAGATCGTCTAGAGTCGCAGGAAGAGCACTATAG
- a CDS encoding FAD-dependent oxidoreductase, whose product MAYQKDRPLRVAVIGAGPAGIYAADALTSSDLPVTVDVYDKLPAPYGLVRYGVAPDHPKIQSISEKLRLILERDEVRFFGNVAIGDDLTLDDVRRHYDAVLFSTGIPGHRDLGVPGDNLPSCQAAADFVSWYNGHPDALPARPLESERVAVIGAGNVALDVARMLVTHADDLASTDVPDDVLAALRTNKVTDVYVVGRRGPAYAKFTAPELRELPELDDVDLIVHPDDMVLDPASQELVDGNRKVRTNVNLFTEWSKKPLTGASRRLHLLFWRKLKDVTGTDDVTGVRFERTHPGSEHLGEIDAIEVQAVFAAIGYEGQPLPGLPFDPFSGTVPHETGRVVENGAVVPGLYVAGWVKRGPIGVIGNNKADAVETVRSLLADAESLPGAENPDPAAVDALLESRGVRFVTYDHWLRLEAHELAAGAAQGRTRSKVAERARMLSICHPDTQ is encoded by the coding sequence ATGGCTTACCAGAAGGATCGCCCACTGCGGGTCGCGGTGATCGGTGCCGGCCCGGCCGGCATCTACGCGGCCGACGCGCTGACAAGCTCCGACCTGCCGGTCACCGTGGACGTTTACGACAAGCTGCCGGCGCCGTACGGCCTGGTGCGTTACGGCGTGGCGCCGGACCATCCGAAGATCCAGTCCATCTCGGAGAAACTCCGGCTGATCCTGGAGCGCGACGAGGTGCGCTTCTTCGGCAACGTGGCGATCGGCGACGATCTCACGCTCGACGATGTGCGCCGGCATTACGACGCCGTGTTGTTCAGCACCGGCATTCCCGGCCACCGCGACCTCGGCGTGCCGGGTGACAACCTGCCGAGCTGCCAGGCCGCCGCCGACTTCGTGTCCTGGTACAACGGCCATCCCGACGCGCTGCCGGCGCGGCCGCTGGAGTCCGAGCGCGTCGCGGTGATCGGCGCCGGAAACGTGGCGCTCGACGTGGCGCGCATGCTGGTCACCCATGCCGACGACCTGGCCAGCACCGACGTCCCCGACGACGTGCTCGCCGCGCTGCGCACCAACAAGGTCACCGATGTCTACGTCGTCGGCCGCCGTGGTCCGGCGTACGCGAAGTTCACCGCGCCGGAGCTGCGCGAGCTGCCGGAGCTGGACGACGTCGACCTGATCGTGCATCCGGACGACATGGTGCTCGATCCGGCCAGCCAGGAACTCGTCGACGGCAACCGGAAAGTGCGCACCAACGTCAACCTTTTCACCGAGTGGTCGAAAAAACCGCTGACCGGTGCGTCGCGCCGGCTGCACCTGCTGTTTTGGCGCAAGCTCAAGGATGTCACTGGCACCGACGACGTGACCGGCGTACGGTTCGAGCGTACGCATCCGGGATCGGAGCACCTCGGCGAGATCGACGCGATCGAGGTGCAGGCGGTTTTCGCCGCCATCGGCTATGAAGGCCAGCCGCTGCCGGGCCTGCCGTTCGATCCGTTTTCCGGCACGGTGCCGCACGAAACCGGTCGTGTGGTGGAAAACGGCGCCGTGGTGCCGGGGCTTTACGTTGCCGGCTGGGTGAAACGCGGTCCGATCGGCGTGATCGGCAACAACAAAGCCGACGCGGTGGAGACCGTACGCAGCCTGCTCGCCGACGCGGAGTCGTTGCCTGGCGCGGAAAATCCCGATCCGGCGGCGGTGGACGCGCTGTTGGAGTCGCGCGGTGTGCGTTTTGTGACATACGACCACTGGCTGCGGCTGGAGGCGCACGAGTTGGCGGCCGGCGCGGCGCAGGGTCGTACGCGCTCCAAGGTCGCCGAGCGCGCGCGGATGCTCTCCATCTGCCACCCCGACACTCAGTAG
- a CDS encoding TIGR03618 family F420-dependent PPOX class oxidoreductase, with amino-acid sequence MSRRAAITMSATEIADFLAEQRTIVVASIGPNGRPHLVPLWYWPTGQVIETWTYGKSQKVHNLRRDPHATVLIETGDSYDQLRGVSLECDTVIDDTYDEVARIGLAMAQRYGGALTDAARTGVEAQARKRVLLRFTPTHVVSWDHRKLGGAY; translated from the coding sequence ATGTCGCGACGCGCTGCGATCACCATGTCAGCGACGGAAATCGCCGATTTCCTGGCCGAGCAGCGGACCATCGTGGTGGCGAGCATTGGTCCCAACGGCCGGCCACACCTGGTGCCGCTGTGGTATTGGCCGACCGGCCAGGTGATCGAGACGTGGACATACGGAAAAAGCCAGAAAGTGCACAATCTCCGCCGCGATCCGCACGCGACGGTGTTGATCGAGACCGGCGACTCGTACGACCAGCTGCGTGGCGTTTCGCTGGAATGCGACACGGTCATCGACGACACGTACGACGAGGTGGCGCGGATCGGCCTGGCGATGGCCCAACGCTATGGCGGCGCACTCACCGACGCCGCGCGCACCGGAGTCGAGGCACAGGCGCGCAAACGCGTGTTGCTGCGTTTCACGCCGACGCACGTGGTCAGCTGGGACCACCGCAAGCTCGGCGGCGCCTACTGA
- a CDS encoding Gfo/Idh/MocA family protein, translated as MVLRVGLVGAGPWARNAHAPMLAAGPETTLAAIWARRPEAAAELAAQHGSVAAGSYEELLERCDAVAFAVPPAIQAPLAITAARAGKALLLDKPIAGDLDTAGALAEAVAEAGVVSQLMLSFRYHRQTDDFLAQAADFPVVGARSAFVHGSLIPGHWAAVGWRTVDGVLLDLAPHLFDLIAAAVGPIDSVHATGDPLRWVEVTCRHENGLVTQASFSGSVGGPDGGIRLDLYGEPGVLSFDGRDLDDTERFARVRAEFAESVRKGVSGPLDVHRGLMLQRLIDQATRTLGEKR; from the coding sequence ATGGTGCTCCGGGTAGGTCTGGTCGGCGCGGGTCCGTGGGCTCGCAACGCACACGCTCCGATGCTCGCCGCCGGTCCGGAGACGACGCTGGCGGCGATCTGGGCTCGCCGGCCGGAGGCGGCGGCGGAGTTGGCCGCACAGCACGGATCCGTGGCCGCCGGCTCGTACGAGGAGCTGCTGGAGCGCTGCGACGCGGTCGCTTTCGCGGTGCCGCCGGCCATCCAGGCGCCGCTGGCGATCACCGCGGCACGCGCCGGAAAGGCTTTGCTGCTCGACAAACCGATCGCCGGCGACCTCGACACGGCCGGCGCGCTGGCCGAGGCGGTGGCCGAGGCGGGGGTCGTCTCGCAGCTCATGCTGAGCTTCCGCTATCACCGGCAGACCGACGATTTTCTCGCTCAGGCCGCGGATTTTCCGGTCGTCGGCGCGCGATCGGCGTTCGTACACGGCAGCCTGATCCCCGGCCACTGGGCCGCGGTCGGCTGGCGGACCGTCGACGGCGTTCTGCTCGATCTGGCGCCGCATCTGTTCGACCTCATCGCCGCCGCGGTCGGTCCGATCGACTCGGTGCACGCGACCGGTGACCCGCTGCGCTGGGTCGAGGTGACCTGCCGGCACGAAAACGGCCTGGTCACCCAGGCGTCTTTCTCCGGCTCGGTCGGTGGTCCGGACGGCGGCATCCGGCTCGACCTGTATGGCGAGCCCGGCGTGCTGTCCTTCGACGGCCGCGACCTCGACGACACCGAACGTTTCGCGCGCGTACGCGCCGAATTCGCGGAATCCGTGCGAAAAGGGGTGTCCGGACCGCTGGACGTGCACCGAGGTTTGATGCTTCAGCGGCTGATCGACCAAGCCACCCGTACGCTCGGGGAAAAGCGATAG